A genomic window from Glycine max cultivar Williams 82 chromosome 17, Glycine_max_v4.0, whole genome shotgun sequence includes:
- the LOC102670286 gene encoding uncharacterized protein — MGRVFALSGADAAQSDDLILGMCFISQVPLIVLYDSGVTHLFISHVCVEKLVLPMSSLKFDLIVDTPASGSILTSDVCLKCPILVSDRHFQIDLIVLPLNQIDVILGMDWLSSNHILLNYFEKSVAFPESSVSEGDMFLSANQVETSL; from the coding sequence ATGGGGAGAGTGTTTGCTCTTAGTGGTGCTGATGCCGCACAGTCCGATGATCTCATCCTAGGTATGTGTTTCATAAGTCAAGTTCCCTTGATTGTGTTGTATGATTCAGGTGTGacacatttgtttatttctcatGTATGTGTTGAAAAACTTGTTTTGCCTATGTCTTCTTTGAAATTTGACTTGATTGTGGATACACCTGCTAGTGGGTCTATCTTAACTTCTGATGTATGCTTGAAATGTCCTATCTTGGTTTCTGATAGGCATTTTCAGATTGATTTGATTGTTTTACCTTTGAAccagattgatgttattcttggtatggactggttatcttccaaccaCATCTTATTGAACTATTTTGAGAAATCTGTTGCCTTTCCTGAGTCTAGTGTGAGTGAAGGTGATATGTTTTTGTCTGCTAACCAGGTTGAGACATCTTTGTGA
- the LOC102668868 gene encoding sirohydrochlorin ferrochelatase, chloroplastic, whose translation MTHLLVEPTHMELAEPSIRDAFESCIEQGVHHIIVCPFILFPGRHWSQDIPSLSAEVVKEHPDVSYNVTAPVGLHELFVVF comes from the exons ATGACACATTTACTAGTGGAGCCTACTCATATg GAATTAGCAGAACCGTCAATAAGAGATGCTTTTGAATCTTGCATTGAACAAGGTGTTCATCACATTATTGTTTGTCCCTTTATTCTCTTTCCTGGGAGGCATTGGAGTCAG GATATTCCTTCCTTAAGTGCAGAGGTAGTGAAGGAACACCCAGATGTGTCATACAATGTAACTGCACCCGTTGGACTACATGAACTATTTGTG GTCTTCTGA